From a single Cyclobacterium marinum DSM 745 genomic region:
- a CDS encoding FMN-binding glutamate synthase family protein → MKPKQIFIASSIVALLCIPAIYFFMPSILWILWIVVPIMAIGLVDILQTKHTIRRNFPVIGNFRYLLEDIRPEIMQYFVETDTEGRPINRIYRSLIYQRAKKVNDTTPFGTQMDVYATGYEWMDHSIYANNHADVHHESRVLVGGEACLKPYSASILNISAMSFGSLSKNAVLAMNTGAKIGGFAHNTGEGGISPYHLEPGGDLIWQIGTGYFGCRTEAGNFSEEKFQKNATLDNVKMIEIKISQGAKPGHGGILPAAKNTEEIAAIRHVKPHTDVHSPPKHTAFEDAEGLMHFIQKLRDLSGGKPVGFKICIGKKSEFIGLCEAMVNLGIKPDFITIDGGEGGTGAAPIEFSNSLGMPLKDGLSFAIDTLRGYGLKKDIRVIASGKVLSGFDIARSVALGADMVNSARAMMIATGCIQALECNINTCPTGVATQDKSLMKGLVVKDKAQRVANFHEETVKSFIELIAASGIRKTEKLNREHINRRIGMNQVLKYNEIYPDIPEGAYLKNRNNGVKEKMIEK, encoded by the coding sequence ATGAAGCCAAAGCAAATTTTTATCGCCTCCTCAATAGTTGCCCTCTTATGTATTCCGGCAATCTATTTCTTCATGCCCTCAATTCTATGGATTTTATGGATAGTTGTACCCATAATGGCAATTGGATTGGTTGACATCTTACAAACCAAACATACCATCAGGAGAAATTTTCCGGTTATTGGAAATTTCCGGTACCTTTTGGAGGATATTCGACCTGAAATCATGCAGTACTTTGTGGAAACAGATACAGAAGGAAGGCCTATCAACCGAATATACAGGTCACTGATTTACCAGAGAGCAAAAAAGGTCAATGACACCACCCCTTTTGGCACCCAAATGGATGTATATGCCACCGGATATGAATGGATGGATCATTCCATTTATGCCAATAACCATGCAGATGTGCATCATGAATCCAGGGTTTTAGTAGGAGGAGAAGCTTGTTTAAAACCTTACTCAGCAAGTATTCTGAATATTTCTGCGATGAGTTTTGGTTCCTTAAGCAAAAACGCTGTTTTGGCGATGAATACCGGAGCAAAAATTGGAGGCTTCGCCCATAATACCGGAGAAGGAGGAATTAGCCCCTATCACTTGGAACCAGGTGGCGATTTAATTTGGCAAATTGGAACCGGGTATTTTGGCTGCAGGACTGAAGCTGGGAATTTTAGTGAAGAAAAATTTCAAAAAAATGCTACCCTTGATAATGTCAAAATGATAGAGATAAAAATTTCTCAAGGGGCCAAACCTGGACATGGAGGCATTCTTCCAGCTGCCAAAAATACGGAAGAAATTGCTGCCATCAGGCATGTAAAACCACACACCGATGTACATTCTCCACCCAAACATACTGCTTTTGAAGATGCTGAAGGATTGATGCACTTCATCCAAAAATTGAGGGATCTATCCGGAGGAAAACCCGTTGGGTTTAAAATTTGTATTGGTAAAAAAAGCGAATTTATAGGGTTATGTGAGGCCATGGTGAATTTGGGCATCAAACCGGATTTTATTACCATTGATGGTGGTGAAGGTGGGACCGGCGCCGCTCCTATTGAGTTTTCAAATTCCTTGGGTATGCCTTTAAAGGATGGGCTTTCCTTTGCAATAGATACCCTCAGGGGCTACGGATTAAAGAAAGACATTAGAGTAATAGCTTCAGGGAAAGTGTTAAGTGGTTTTGATATTGCCAGGTCAGTAGCCTTAGGAGCAGATATGGTCAATAGTGCCCGAGCCATGATGATTGCTACCGGCTGTATCCAAGCCTTGGAATGCAATATCAATACCTGCCCAACCGGAGTGGCCACTCAGGACAAAAGCTTAATGAAGGGTTTGGTAGTAAAGGACAAAGCCCAAAGAGTGGCCAATTTTCACGAAGAGACGGTAAAAAGTTTCATTGAATTAATTGCAGCATCCGGAATACGCAAAACTGAAAAACTCAATAGAGAGCATATCAACCGGAGAATCGGAATGAATCAGGTTTTAAAATACAATGAAATATATCCGGATATACCTGAAGGTGCCTATTTAAAAAATAGGAACAATGGGGTAAAAGAGAAAATGATTGAGAAATAA
- a CDS encoding NAD-dependent epimerase/dehydratase family protein, with the protein MQTIIGSGGAIGTELAKALLAYTQRIRLVSRNPKKVNDTDEIFSADVLDSNTLKKAIHGSSIVYVTVGFTYSHQQWANKWIPFVKDLINICSENNCKLVFFDNVYMYDPNFLNGMTEETQVNPSSKKGVIRAEIAKMILDAIAAKKLKALIARSADFYGPSISNNSLLTETVFNPLSRGKKANWLVSDRFLHSFTYTIDAAVATALLGNTEAAYGEVWHLPTASAPYTGKQWIEHIAKGLGTKPKIQLAPKFLIKIMGIFNPIMRESVEMLYQYDRDYVFDSSKFEKAFDFTPTPYELGINYIIETDYKQVKNQ; encoded by the coding sequence ATGCAAACAATCATAGGTTCAGGTGGTGCCATAGGTACAGAATTAGCTAAAGCTTTGCTAGCTTACACTCAACGAATAAGACTTGTCAGCAGAAATCCGAAAAAAGTAAATGATACAGATGAAATATTTTCTGCAGACGTCTTAGACAGCAATACCTTAAAAAAAGCAATTCATGGATCTTCCATTGTATACGTTACAGTAGGGTTTACCTACAGTCATCAACAATGGGCTAATAAATGGATACCTTTTGTTAAAGACCTTATAAATATTTGCTCAGAGAATAACTGTAAGCTGGTGTTTTTTGACAACGTCTATATGTACGACCCCAATTTTCTCAATGGAATGACCGAGGAAACGCAGGTAAACCCATCAAGCAAGAAAGGGGTCATCAGGGCGGAAATTGCAAAAATGATTCTAGACGCGATAGCTGCAAAAAAATTAAAGGCTCTTATAGCCAGATCGGCTGATTTCTATGGTCCTTCAATATCCAATAATAGTCTTCTTACTGAAACTGTTTTCAATCCCCTAAGTCGTGGAAAAAAAGCAAATTGGCTGGTGAGTGATCGTTTTTTGCACTCCTTCACTTATACTATTGATGCAGCTGTCGCCACAGCATTACTAGGCAACACAGAAGCGGCCTATGGAGAGGTTTGGCATTTACCAACTGCCTCAGCTCCTTATACAGGCAAACAGTGGATAGAACATATTGCAAAAGGATTAGGCACTAAACCAAAAATCCAACTGGCACCAAAATTCCTCATCAAGATTATGGGGATATTTAACCCCATAATGCGTGAATCTGTAGAAATGCTTTATCAATATGACAGAGATTATGTATTTGACAGCAGTAAATTTGAAAAAGCTTTTGATTTTACGCCCACACCCTATGAATTGGGTATAAATTATATTATTGAAACTGATTATAAGCAAGTTAAAAACCAATAG
- a CDS encoding alpha-ketoglutarate-dependent dioxygenase AlkB family protein, giving the protein MELFERDIDPEKNLLPFDGIVNYYGKIFGQEQANNFMSILMQTIEWKNDEAIIFGKKIITKRKVAWYGSEAFEYTYSKTTKLALPWTPALLELKGTIEKITGETFNSCLLNLYHNGNEGMAWHSDGEKDLKKNGTIASLSFGEERKFSFKHKETKIKKELILENGSLLLMKENTQTNWLHRLPPSKKIINPRINLTFRTIVK; this is encoded by the coding sequence ATGGAATTATTTGAAAGAGATATTGATCCTGAAAAGAACCTACTTCCGTTTGATGGAATAGTAAATTATTATGGGAAAATTTTCGGACAAGAGCAGGCTAATAATTTTATGTCTATTTTGATGCAAACCATTGAATGGAAAAACGATGAAGCGATTATTTTTGGTAAAAAAATCATCACTAAAAGGAAAGTGGCCTGGTATGGGTCGGAAGCCTTTGAATACACCTATTCTAAAACCACAAAATTAGCATTGCCATGGACACCAGCCTTACTTGAATTAAAAGGTACCATAGAAAAGATTACGGGAGAAACTTTCAATTCCTGTCTTCTAAACCTTTACCACAATGGCAATGAAGGAATGGCCTGGCACAGTGATGGAGAAAAAGACTTGAAAAAAAATGGAACAATTGCTTCATTGAGCTTTGGAGAAGAAAGGAAGTTTTCTTTTAAGCACAAGGAGACTAAAATTAAAAAAGAGTTAATTTTAGAAAATGGAAGCTTGTTATTAATGAAGGAGAATACCCAAACAAATTGGCTTCATCGCTTACCCCCTTCAAAAAAAATTATAAATCCAAGAATTAACCTGACTTTTAGAACAATAGTAAAATAA
- a CDS encoding PH domain-containing protein → MKIFPSKIGLELVIPIGLLFLGISYKMYLDEIWLGLGVMLLTSIFLGYLFTSIKYGIDTSDLHIYGCFGTHKKIPIKEIIKISETNNPISSAAASMDRLEIHYNKYDSVLVSPKDKKEFLARLLKQNDQININFWKK, encoded by the coding sequence ATGAAGATTTTCCCCTCAAAAATAGGTCTTGAATTGGTCATCCCCATTGGTCTTTTATTTCTCGGAATTTCTTATAAAATGTATCTTGACGAAATTTGGTTGGGTTTAGGTGTTATGCTTTTGACCAGCATCTTCTTAGGCTATCTATTTACTTCCATAAAATATGGTATTGATACAAGCGACCTGCATATTTATGGGTGTTTTGGTACACATAAAAAAATTCCAATTAAGGAAATTATTAAAATCTCTGAAACCAATAATCCCATAAGTTCAGCAGCTGCGTCCATGGATCGATTGGAAATACATTATAATAAGTACGATAGTGTACTTGTCTCTCCCAAAGACAAAAAAGAATTTCTCGCAAGGTTGCTAAAGCAAAATGATCAAATTAACATTAATTTCTGGAAAAAATAA
- a CDS encoding DMT family transporter: protein MNWILLIIAGLFEVAFASCLSMAKASSGKEMYGWYGAFLLCLTISMALLIRATQSLPIGTAYAVWTGIGAVGTVLVGIFFFKEPAHFWRLFFIFMLIGSIIGLKAVSH, encoded by the coding sequence ATGAATTGGATCCTTTTAATCATTGCAGGTCTATTTGAGGTTGCTTTTGCTTCCTGTTTGAGTATGGCAAAGGCCTCTTCTGGTAAGGAAATGTATGGCTGGTATGGTGCCTTTTTACTTTGTTTAACCATAAGTATGGCGTTATTGATCCGCGCTACACAAAGTTTACCGATCGGAACAGCTTATGCAGTTTGGACAGGTATTGGGGCTGTTGGGACGGTTTTGGTTGGGATATTTTTCTTTAAAGAACCGGCTCATTTCTGGCGATTGTTTTTCATTTTCATGCTGATAGGCTCCATAATTGGTTTGAAGGCTGTTTCGCATTAA
- a CDS encoding sensor histidine kinase: MIEQGFTEDSEDLYQNAPFGYMTTGADGKIVNINSTLLKWLGYERNEIVLQKSFQDLLGMGEKIYFETHIMPLLHIHQEISEINIELKGKDSRRLPTLLNGMQIFKSSNASPFFRFSVLNITQRKQYEVELIKARKQAEQTVERLRQVNEGLEHFAYTASHDLQAPLNTISSLVGLLEKEGHLPPDTDGKMYYSLILENTQRMKLMIKDLLDYSKIDGNENEFEEVSLNEVCSLALEMIEVQAKENNATFNIPVLPVIVADKIQMIRLFQNLFSNAIKYRSEADPVISVDFEEKGDKITVFVNDNGIGFKQKSTDEIFGFMKRLNPHGRVPGTGIGLASCKRILEIHGGTISANSIPGNGSTFFFTLPIEGEKPEY; encoded by the coding sequence TTGATAGAACAAGGATTTACAGAAGATTCTGAAGACCTTTACCAAAATGCCCCTTTTGGTTATATGACCACTGGTGCGGACGGAAAAATTGTCAACATAAATAGTACATTGCTAAAGTGGCTGGGATATGAAAGAAATGAAATTGTACTTCAAAAGTCTTTTCAGGATTTGTTGGGTATGGGAGAGAAAATTTACTTCGAAACACATATAATGCCCCTGCTTCATATTCATCAAGAAATTTCTGAAATCAATATTGAACTTAAGGGGAAAGATTCAAGGCGATTGCCCACCTTATTAAATGGTATGCAAATTTTTAAAAGCTCCAATGCGTCGCCTTTTTTTAGATTTTCAGTATTGAACATAACCCAAAGAAAGCAATACGAGGTAGAGCTGATAAAGGCAAGAAAACAAGCGGAACAAACTGTCGAAAGGCTTAGACAGGTAAATGAAGGGCTGGAACATTTCGCCTATACTGCTTCGCATGATTTGCAAGCTCCCTTAAATACGATTTCTAGTTTGGTGGGATTATTAGAAAAAGAAGGACATCTGCCCCCTGATACCGACGGTAAGATGTATTACTCCCTTATTTTAGAAAATACCCAAAGGATGAAACTTATGATCAAAGATTTGCTCGATTATTCCAAAATTGATGGAAACGAGAATGAATTTGAAGAGGTTTCATTGAATGAGGTCTGTAGTTTAGCCCTTGAAATGATTGAAGTTCAGGCGAAAGAAAACAATGCTACCTTCAATATACCAGTTTTGCCAGTAATAGTGGCTGATAAAATCCAGATGATTCGACTTTTTCAAAATCTATTTAGTAATGCTATAAAATACCGTTCTGAAGCAGATCCGGTAATCTCTGTTGATTTTGAAGAAAAAGGAGATAAAATCACTGTTTTTGTCAATGACAATGGAATAGGTTTTAAACAGAAATCAACCGACGAAATTTTTGGTTTTATGAAAAGGTTGAACCCGCATGGCCGCGTACCCGGAACAGGTATAGGACTTGCCTCTTGCAAGAGAATTCTTGAAATTCATGGCGGAACCATCAGTGCAAATTCAATACCTGGAAATGGAAGTACTTTCTTTTTCACTCTCCCTATAGAGGGGGAAAAACCAGAATATTAA
- a CDS encoding alpha/beta fold hydrolase produces the protein MSINKIVKNNVKIIGNGKQPMVFGHGYGCDQNMWRFITPAFEMDYQVILFDLVGSGNSDQSAYDFEKYSSLTGYAQDLIEMIVELNLSRVIFVGHSVNCIIGILAATERPDLFDKLVLIGPSPCYTNGDDYFGGFTKADIDELIETLDSNYLGWSSFITPIIIGNPELPEYAEELKNSFCSMNPNIAKHFAKVTFMGDNRADLENVSIPTLILQSHPDVIAPVRVGEFVNQQIKESKYVLLNSSGHCPHLTAPDQVVSSIESYLANRN, from the coding sequence ATGAGTATAAATAAAATAGTAAAAAACAACGTAAAAATAATTGGTAACGGTAAGCAACCTATGGTCTTCGGCCATGGGTATGGCTGTGATCAGAATATGTGGCGATTTATCACCCCTGCTTTTGAGATGGATTACCAGGTTATTTTATTTGATCTTGTAGGCTCTGGTAATTCAGATCAAAGCGCTTATGATTTTGAAAAATACAGTTCACTTACGGGGTATGCTCAGGATCTGATTGAAATGATTGTTGAACTTAATCTTTCAAGGGTGATATTTGTTGGTCATTCTGTAAATTGTATTATCGGAATACTGGCTGCTACCGAAAGGCCTGATCTTTTTGATAAATTGGTTTTGATAGGGCCCTCACCCTGCTACACCAATGGCGATGATTATTTTGGAGGTTTTACCAAAGCGGATATTGATGAATTAATTGAAACTTTGGATAGTAATTATTTAGGTTGGTCTAGTTTTATTACGCCAATAATTATAGGCAATCCTGAGTTGCCTGAATATGCCGAAGAATTAAAGAATAGTTTCTGCTCGATGAATCCTAATATAGCCAAGCATTTTGCCAAGGTAACTTTTATGGGAGACAATAGAGCGGATTTAGAAAATGTGTCTATTCCCACTTTAATTCTTCAAAGCCATCCCGATGTTATTGCCCCAGTTAGGGTAGGGGAATTTGTAAATCAACAAATTAAAGAAAGTAAATATGTACTATTGAACTCTTCAGGGCATTGTCCTCACCTGACTGCTCCTGATCAAGTTGTTTCAAGTATTGAATCTTATTTAGCCAACAGAAATTGA
- a CDS encoding FAD-dependent oxidoreductase: MRKYINYLGLLCLVFSSNMSSCSPPEKSEEKVYDVVVYGATSSGIIAAYTAKTMGKSVLLIEPSHHLGGLTTGGLGYTDIGNKFAVTGLSRDFYRKLGDHYGKFEQWIFEPSVAKATFQDYLDRAGIAVQYGFRIQDVENKDGAITKISIENAANLTEPLREVAGKMFIDATYEGDLMAKAGVTYAIGREANEVYGETYNGVQLMNGHQFPDGVDPYKVPGDPSSGLLWGISDGKLAEDGTGDDMIQAYNYRICLTNDPDNRIEITEPEGYDPSMFDLLVRLFEAQPDKRTINQYFIWSRMPNNKTDINNRGGFSTDMIGMNHEYPEGSYEKRQEIIDAHTLYTKSLLYFYKTDPRVPKELQDLIKDWGYPKDEYVDTDHWSPQLYVREVRRMVGEYVMTQANCVGEEVVEDGVGMAAYTMDSHNIQRVVVEKDGKKMVKNEGNVEIGGFGPYPIAYRSIIPKANEAKNLLVPVALSASHIAYGSIRMEPVFMVLGQSAAVAASLALDEGLTVQDLSIQKLQEELKSNPLADGSTAEILVDNDDEVVVVTGDWEIQNRHGYGPTLLKNAGNGNSISTVRFSPKVVENGKYDIYVYFSGTEDATSQTKIIVSDGKAENEILVKESDIRVEGQTRGEWVNVGTHTLEVGTNPFVTVSTEGADGTVVADAVLWVPEK; encoded by the coding sequence ATGAGAAAATATATTAACTATTTAGGTTTACTATGCTTGGTTTTTTCAAGCAACATGAGTTCTTGTTCACCTCCCGAAAAATCGGAGGAAAAAGTTTACGATGTGGTCGTGTATGGAGCAACCTCTTCCGGAATCATTGCAGCTTACACTGCTAAAACAATGGGGAAATCCGTTTTGTTAATTGAGCCCAGCCATCATTTGGGTGGGCTGACCACCGGAGGTTTAGGTTATACAGATATTGGAAATAAATTTGCAGTAACCGGACTTTCCAGGGATTTTTATAGAAAACTTGGGGACCATTATGGGAAATTTGAGCAATGGATTTTTGAACCAAGCGTAGCCAAAGCCACATTTCAAGATTATCTGGACCGTGCCGGTATTGCCGTTCAATATGGCTTTAGGATTCAAGATGTTGAAAATAAGGATGGGGCAATTACCAAAATTTCAATTGAAAACGCAGCAAATCTTACAGAGCCTTTACGAGAGGTAGCAGGCAAGATGTTTATAGATGCCACTTATGAAGGGGATCTAATGGCCAAGGCAGGAGTAACTTATGCCATTGGCAGGGAAGCCAATGAAGTCTATGGTGAGACTTATAATGGTGTGCAGCTAATGAATGGACATCAATTTCCGGATGGGGTGGATCCCTATAAAGTACCGGGAGATCCTTCCAGTGGACTCCTTTGGGGCATAAGTGACGGTAAACTTGCAGAGGATGGTACCGGAGATGATATGATTCAAGCCTATAATTATAGGATTTGCCTGACCAATGACCCGGATAACAGAATAGAAATTACTGAACCCGAAGGTTACGATCCTTCGATGTTCGACCTTTTGGTGAGGCTTTTTGAGGCTCAGCCGGATAAGAGAACCATTAACCAGTATTTTATCTGGAGTAGAATGCCCAATAATAAAACAGATATTAATAATAGGGGAGGCTTTTCTACTGATATGATAGGGATGAATCACGAATATCCTGAAGGAAGTTATGAGAAAAGGCAAGAAATTATTGACGCCCATACTTTGTATACTAAATCACTGCTGTATTTTTACAAAACAGACCCAAGAGTTCCCAAAGAGCTTCAAGATTTAATTAAGGATTGGGGTTATCCAAAAGACGAATATGTTGACACGGATCACTGGTCTCCCCAACTTTATGTGCGCGAGGTGAGAAGAATGGTGGGTGAATATGTGATGACTCAAGCCAATTGTGTGGGAGAAGAGGTCGTTGAAGATGGAGTTGGGATGGCTGCTTATACCATGGATTCCCATAATATCCAACGTGTAGTTGTGGAGAAGGATGGAAAAAAAATGGTGAAAAATGAAGGCAATGTGGAAATAGGTGGTTTTGGCCCATATCCAATTGCTTACAGGTCTATTATACCTAAAGCCAATGAGGCAAAAAACTTGCTTGTACCAGTTGCCCTTTCTGCCAGTCATATTGCCTATGGTTCTATTCGAATGGAACCGGTGTTTATGGTATTGGGGCAGTCTGCTGCAGTCGCGGCAAGTCTGGCATTGGATGAAGGGCTAACAGTTCAGGACTTGTCCATCCAAAAATTACAGGAAGAGCTTAAGTCTAACCCTTTGGCAGATGGAAGTACAGCTGAGATTCTAGTAGACAACGATGATGAGGTTGTAGTTGTTACTGGAGATTGGGAAATTCAAAATAGACATGGATATGGTCCTACACTTTTGAAGAACGCAGGCAATGGCAACTCCATTAGTACAGTCCGTTTTAGTCCAAAAGTGGTAGAAAATGGTAAGTATGACATTTATGTCTATTTCTCAGGAACAGAGGATGCAACAAGTCAGACGAAAATTATTGTTTCTGACGGGAAAGCAGAAAATGAAATTCTTGTAAAAGAATCGGACATTAGAGTTGAAGGCCAAACAAGAGGGGAGTGGGTAAATGTAGGTACTCATACCTTGGAAGTAGGTACTAATCCCTTTGTTACTGTAAGTACAGAAGGTGCCGATGGTACAGTTGTAGCTGATGCAGTACTATGGGTGCCTGAAAAATAA
- a CDS encoding arylsulfatase yields MGLSVKFTGKIFVFLCCMSAFYACHSEDKGIVKPNILIILTDDQGWGDLSFTGNPNLQTPNIDKLGEVGISFDRFYVSPVCSPTRAEMLTGRYHLRGGVSGTSAGQERLDLDETTFAEILQSEGYVTGAFGKWHNGMQHPYHPNARGFDEFYGFCSGHWGNYFSPPLEHNGKPVQGQGFLADDLTSKAIGFIEENKDKPFLVYLPLNTPHSPMQVPDRWYDPFSNKMLDSLVNGEDPDFTKAALAMCENIDWNVGRVMEQLKKLKLEENTLVIYFSDNGPNSFRWNGGMKGRKGSTDEGGVRSPFFMQWKGTIPEGKLIKEIAGAIDLFPTLMDLLGISYNPDKSFDGKSLKPLIFNENAAWEDRIIYRHWNNRTSLRTQDFLLDHEGNLFDMNKDPYQQYPIQDSKPELTAKLSSAKDAWENEMANELENDLKARSFTIGAPGAKYTQMPARDGDAHGGVQRSNRFPNDSFFENWQSLEDSITWNVEVIEPGKYEVELYYTCPQEDIGSTFRLQLGENYVDGKVELAHDPPLQGMENDRVKRMESYVKDFKAMQIGEIYLEKGEATLSLTALDIPGSQVMDLRLIVFTKTN; encoded by the coding sequence ATGGGGTTATCCGTAAAATTTACCGGGAAGATCTTTGTGTTTTTATGTTGTATGAGTGCTTTTTACGCATGCCATTCTGAAGACAAGGGAATAGTCAAGCCAAACATACTGATCATTCTTACGGATGATCAAGGATGGGGAGATTTAAGTTTTACGGGTAATCCTAATTTACAAACACCAAATATAGACAAGCTGGGTGAAGTAGGAATCAGTTTTGATCGTTTTTATGTTTCACCTGTATGCTCTCCAACTCGCGCAGAAATGCTAACCGGCAGGTACCATTTGCGTGGCGGAGTAAGCGGTACTTCAGCAGGCCAAGAAAGGCTGGATCTTGATGAAACAACCTTTGCTGAAATTCTTCAATCGGAAGGGTATGTAACAGGTGCCTTTGGAAAATGGCACAATGGTATGCAACACCCTTATCATCCCAATGCGAGAGGTTTTGATGAATTTTATGGCTTTTGTAGCGGGCATTGGGGTAATTATTTTAGCCCTCCATTAGAACACAATGGAAAACCCGTGCAAGGGCAGGGGTTCCTTGCAGATGACCTTACTTCCAAGGCTATAGGGTTTATTGAAGAGAATAAAGACAAACCATTTTTGGTTTACTTGCCACTTAATACTCCTCACTCACCCATGCAAGTTCCTGACCGTTGGTATGATCCTTTTTCTAACAAAATGCTTGATAGCCTTGTCAATGGAGAAGATCCGGATTTTACAAAGGCAGCTTTGGCAATGTGTGAAAATATCGATTGGAATGTGGGGAGGGTGATGGAACAGTTAAAAAAGCTAAAGCTTGAGGAAAACACCCTTGTAATTTATTTCAGTGACAATGGTCCAAATAGTTTTAGATGGAATGGAGGAATGAAAGGAAGAAAAGGTTCTACAGATGAAGGAGGAGTAAGAAGCCCTTTTTTTATGCAATGGAAAGGAACAATTCCTGAAGGAAAACTTATAAAGGAAATTGCCGGCGCAATTGATCTTTTTCCAACCTTGATGGATTTATTGGGGATTTCTTACAATCCTGATAAGTCGTTTGACGGGAAAAGTTTAAAACCATTAATATTCAATGAAAATGCGGCATGGGAGGATAGAATCATTTATCGCCATTGGAATAATCGAACAAGTTTAAGGACCCAGGATTTTCTACTAGATCACGAAGGGAACTTGTTTGATATGAACAAGGATCCATATCAACAATATCCGATACAAGATAGTAAGCCGGAATTAACAGCCAAACTTAGCTCAGCAAAAGATGCTTGGGAAAATGAAATGGCCAATGAATTAGAAAATGACCTTAAAGCGCGTTCATTTACCATAGGTGCACCCGGGGCTAAGTACACTCAAATGCCTGCCCGAGATGGAGATGCACATGGAGGAGTCCAGAGATCTAACCGCTTTCCTAATGACTCATTTTTTGAGAATTGGCAAAGTTTGGAAGACAGCATTACTTGGAACGTAGAAGTGATAGAGCCTGGGAAATATGAGGTCGAACTATATTATACTTGTCCACAGGAAGATATAGGCTCCACTTTTAGGCTTCAATTAGGAGAGAATTATGTTGATGGAAAAGTGGAACTGGCGCATGACCCACCTTTACAAGGTATGGAGAATGACCGAGTTAAAAGAATGGAGTCTTATGTGAAAGATTTCAAAGCCATGCAAATAGGGGAAATTTACCTAGAAAAAGGTGAAGCCACCTTATCCCTGACGGCTCTCGATATACCGGGTAGCCAAGTAATGGATTTGAGATTAATTGTATTTACAAAAACCAATTGA